The following coding sequences are from one Streptomyces sp. NBC_00536 window:
- a CDS encoding VOC family protein has protein sequence MGTKWSLTIDCAYPAKLAAFWALALGYEEKPAPAGFGSWEEWFSHHEVPEDEWDDGAYLSDPDGVGPTLSFLKVPEPKVAKNRLHIDVQVGGGRETPWEVRWPRVVEAVERLTVAGATVVREDELQGRPDHVVMADPEGNEFCLV, from the coding sequence ATGGGGACCAAGTGGAGCTTGACGATCGACTGCGCGTACCCGGCGAAACTGGCCGCGTTCTGGGCGCTGGCGTTGGGCTACGAGGAGAAGCCCGCGCCCGCGGGGTTCGGGAGCTGGGAGGAGTGGTTCTCGCATCATGAGGTTCCGGAGGACGAGTGGGATGACGGGGCGTACCTCTCAGATCCGGACGGCGTGGGCCCCACCTTGTCCTTCCTGAAGGTGCCGGAGCCGAAGGTGGCGAAGAACCGGCTGCATATCGACGTGCAAGTTGGTGGCGGCCGTGAAACCCCGTGGGAGGTGCGCTGGCCGCGCGTGGTCGAGGCGGTGGAGCGGTTGACCGTTGCGGGCGCGACCGTGGTCCGCGAGGACGAGTTGCAGGGCAGGCCGGATCACGTGGTGATGGCAGACCCGGAAGGTAACGAGTTTTGCCTGGTCTGA
- a CDS encoding IS110 family transposase, translating to MAAIWAGIDAGQTHHHCVVIDENGRRLLSRRVANDEPELLQLLADVLDLGDEVTWGIDLADGGAALVIAVLMGHGQRAFYISGRAINRASEGYRGEGKTNANDAAVIADQTRIRRDLQLLRTGDEVATDLKILTAHRSDLVTDRTRTVNRLHALLTGIFPALDRALDLTNAGPLTLLTGYQTPAALRRLGTKRLESWLRNRGVRGAGQIAEAALEATGSQHTSVPGERTAAWMVHTLAAQAIALKQQVAEMDKLIAARFREHRDAEILASLPGLGPILGAEFLAATGGNMDAFATPDRLTGFGGVAPAPRDSGKISGNLRRPQRYNRKLQRVFYTSALISIRCCEESRRLYDRKRAEGKRHTQAVLALARRRVNVIWALLRDGRRYEPAPPARAAA from the coding sequence GTGGCCGCCATCTGGGCCGGTATCGACGCAGGCCAGACCCACCACCACTGCGTGGTCATCGACGAGAACGGCCGCCGGCTGCTCTCGCGACGAGTCGCCAACGACGAGCCGGAGCTCCTCCAACTCCTCGCCGACGTCCTGGACCTGGGCGACGAGGTGACCTGGGGCATCGACCTGGCCGACGGCGGAGCCGCCCTGGTGATCGCAGTGCTCATGGGCCACGGCCAGCGCGCCTTCTACATCTCCGGACGGGCCATCAACCGCGCCTCCGAGGGCTACCGCGGCGAGGGCAAGACCAACGCCAACGACGCGGCGGTGATCGCCGACCAGACCCGCATCCGCCGCGACCTGCAGCTCCTGCGGACCGGCGACGAGGTCGCCACTGACCTCAAGATCCTCACCGCCCACCGCTCGGACCTGGTCACCGACCGCACCCGCACCGTCAACCGCCTCCACGCCCTCCTGACCGGCATCTTCCCCGCGCTGGACCGGGCCCTGGACCTCACCAATGCCGGGCCGCTGACGCTGCTGACCGGCTATCAGACCCCGGCCGCCCTGCGGCGCCTGGGCACCAAGCGGCTGGAGAGCTGGCTGCGGAACCGCGGCGTTCGTGGCGCCGGCCAGATCGCCGAGGCTGCGCTGGAGGCCACCGGCAGCCAGCACACGAGCGTCCCGGGCGAGAGGACGGCAGCCTGGATGGTCCACACCTTGGCCGCCCAGGCGATAGCCCTCAAGCAGCAGGTAGCCGAGATGGACAAGCTCATCGCGGCCCGGTTCCGCGAGCACCGCGATGCAGAGATCCTCGCCAGCCTGCCGGGCCTGGGTCCCATCCTCGGGGCCGAGTTCCTGGCCGCCACCGGCGGGAACATGGACGCCTTCGCCACTCCCGATCGCCTCACCGGCTTCGGTGGAGTCGCGCCCGCACCCCGTGACTCCGGCAAGATCAGCGGCAACCTCCGCCGCCCGCAACGCTACAACCGCAAGCTCCAGCGCGTCTTCTACACCTCCGCGTTGATCAGCATCCGCTGTTGCGAGGAATCGCGGCGCCTCTACGACCGCAAGCGCGCCGAGGGCAAACGCCATACCCAGGCCGTCCTCGCCCTGGCCCGGCGTCGCGTCAACGTCATCTGGGCGCTTCTGCGCGACGGACGGCGCTACGAGCCAGCTCCGCCGGCAAGGGCTGCCGCATAG
- the ltrA gene encoding group II intron reverse transcriptase/maturase, which yields MNTDELERALYEAERQVLKIQTKLHRWARDDPHRRFDDLFNLVADPGFLLVAWDRVRGNKGARTAGVDGRTASSIALWVGVEEFLDVLRSQIKDRSFQPMPVRERMIPKAGGKLRRLGIATITDRVVQASLKLVLEPIFEADFLPCSYGFRPNRRAHDAVAEVRLLTSKKYEWIVEGDIKACFDEISHTALMERVRARVGDKRVLALVKAFLKAGILSEDGQLRDNDTGTPQGSILSPLLSNVALSVLDEHIAQASGGAGTDLNERRRRRRRGLPNYRLVRYADDWCLMVHGTKADAETLREEIAEVLTTMGLRLSPEKTLITHIEQGLDFLGWHIQRHRKPGTNRHYVYTYPAKKALRAVMAKVKTLCREVGTNQPLDALLVRIKPAVRGWCAYFRPGVSFATFSYLRNYMWHTVWRWAQRKHPKTGRKKIFRRYCGRRSWWTGETRELFNPITVGTTRYRYRGLTIPTPWDATG from the coding sequence GTGAATACCGACGAGCTGGAGCGCGCCTTGTATGAGGCGGAGCGTCAGGTACTGAAGATCCAGACCAAGCTGCACCGTTGGGCTCGTGATGATCCTCATCGCAGGTTCGACGACCTGTTCAATCTCGTTGCCGATCCCGGCTTCCTGCTGGTGGCCTGGGATCGGGTGCGGGGTAACAAGGGTGCACGCACGGCCGGGGTGGACGGACGCACGGCGTCGTCCATCGCGCTGTGGGTCGGCGTCGAGGAGTTCCTCGACGTACTGCGGTCGCAGATCAAGGACCGCAGTTTCCAGCCCATGCCGGTGCGGGAGCGGATGATCCCCAAGGCGGGCGGCAAGCTCCGCCGTCTGGGGATCGCGACGATCACCGACCGGGTGGTGCAGGCGTCCTTGAAGCTGGTGCTGGAGCCGATCTTCGAGGCGGACTTCCTCCCGTGTTCCTACGGGTTCCGCCCGAACCGCCGGGCTCATGACGCGGTGGCCGAGGTGCGTCTGCTCACGTCCAAGAAGTACGAGTGGATCGTGGAAGGCGACATCAAAGCCTGCTTCGACGAGATCTCACACACCGCTCTCATGGAGCGGGTGCGGGCACGAGTCGGGGACAAACGCGTCCTGGCCCTGGTGAAGGCGTTCCTCAAGGCGGGCATCCTCAGCGAGGACGGCCAGCTGCGGGACAACGACACCGGCACCCCGCAGGGCTCGATCCTCTCGCCGTTGCTCAGCAACGTCGCTCTCTCGGTCCTGGACGAGCACATCGCCCAGGCGTCGGGAGGCGCCGGAACTGACCTCAACGAGCGCCGCAGGCGTCGACGCCGAGGTCTGCCCAACTACCGGCTGGTCCGGTACGCGGACGACTGGTGCCTGATGGTTCACGGCACCAAGGCAGACGCCGAAACGCTTCGCGAAGAGATCGCGGAAGTCCTCACCACGATGGGCTTGCGCCTGTCGCCGGAGAAGACTCTGATCACCCATATCGAGCAGGGCCTGGACTTCCTCGGCTGGCACATCCAGCGCCACCGGAAACCAGGCACCAACCGGCACTACGTCTATACCTACCCGGCCAAGAAGGCCCTGCGGGCCGTCATGGCCAAGGTCAAGACACTGTGCCGGGAGGTCGGCACGAACCAGCCGCTCGACGCCCTGCTTGTCCGGATCAAGCCGGCAGTACGGGGCTGGTGCGCCTACTTCCGGCCCGGGGTGTCCTTCGCGACCTTCTCCTACCTGCGCAACTACATGTGGCACACGGTTTGGAGATGGGCCCAGCGCAAGCACCCCAAGACGGGCCGGAAGAAGATCTTCCGCCGCTACTGCGGTCGCAGATCATGGTGGACCGGGGAGACCCGGGAGTTGTTCAACCCGATCACGGTAGGCACCACTCGCTACCGCTACCGGGGACTGACGATTCCCACTCCCTGGGACGCCACGGGATGA
- a CDS encoding SMI1/KNR4 family protein translates to MVDQRLSTASIGDFATWEPVLRLLLAEQARGHVARPVRVAGRIGRGGWSLALTRRMPPPGRAAQVEDMREELDAVERVQGALAATGVDDVSFTAEIHPTGKTMLRLLGPSPAVEPGIGTPHPGALILVDGALPEPWRRLPEPAPGAAPAPSADLALLERTLRERLPHAIGATEEEISAAESRLGVALPDELKTLYRVTRARWEDLGDDYEAAISECEAVGCELFDLDSLYVADAASRDCRWEFAATKAVVTRPDAMVQGLVGSPGWIAFGDNGGGDRLAVDLTPGPRGHTGQVIMLSHEESIGAELVAHSLTDLVLGRLGAEPRPREKRPPAVARVNIASLTSIQAAAHPGLEALSIGVWDDAPLSLALVAGLPRLRTLTAYPGTLADPLEIAELTGLEFLELGPEEWRVLLDAGAVPRSLSAAAIEVHGDQAPVPIVAIANEILALWDRPQIIQTVLEGDLGPLA, encoded by the coding sequence ATGGTTGATCAGAGGCTCTCCACTGCATCGATAGGCGACTTCGCGACATGGGAGCCGGTGCTGCGGCTCCTTCTGGCCGAACAGGCGCGGGGGCACGTTGCCAGGCCCGTTCGAGTGGCCGGGCGTATAGGGCGAGGGGGCTGGAGTCTGGCTCTGACGCGACGGATGCCGCCGCCCGGTCGGGCCGCTCAGGTAGAGGACATGCGGGAGGAGCTCGACGCGGTGGAGCGGGTGCAGGGCGCGCTTGCGGCCACTGGAGTCGACGACGTCTCGTTCACGGCGGAGATACACCCGACCGGGAAGACCATGCTCCGCCTGCTGGGTCCCAGCCCCGCCGTCGAACCCGGCATAGGTACCCCGCACCCGGGGGCGCTCATCCTGGTCGACGGTGCTCTCCCCGAGCCCTGGCGCCGTCTCCCTGAACCGGCTCCTGGGGCAGCGCCTGCCCCTTCGGCGGACCTGGCGTTGCTGGAGCGGACACTGCGTGAACGCTTGCCGCACGCCATCGGCGCGACGGAGGAAGAGATATCCGCCGCCGAATCACGCCTGGGCGTCGCGCTCCCCGACGAGCTCAAGACCCTCTACCGGGTGACGCGGGCACGGTGGGAGGACCTGGGTGACGACTACGAAGCAGCGATAAGCGAGTGCGAAGCGGTCGGATGCGAACTGTTCGATCTCGACAGCTTGTACGTCGCCGACGCGGCGTCGCGTGACTGTCGCTGGGAGTTCGCGGCGACGAAGGCGGTCGTCACTCGGCCCGACGCCATGGTGCAGGGCCTCGTCGGCTCACCGGGCTGGATCGCCTTCGGCGACAACGGGGGCGGAGACCGGCTGGCCGTGGATCTGACGCCCGGCCCCCGCGGACACACGGGCCAAGTCATCATGCTCTCCCACGAGGAAAGTATCGGCGCCGAACTCGTTGCCCACTCCCTCACTGACCTGGTGCTGGGCCGACTCGGCGCGGAGCCCAGACCCCGAGAGAAGCGGCCTCCTGCCGTTGCCAGGGTCAACATCGCAAGCCTGACCAGCATCCAGGCCGCCGCGCACCCTGGCCTGGAGGCCCTGTCCATAGGCGTGTGGGACGATGCGCCGCTCAGTCTCGCCCTCGTCGCCGGGCTGCCCCGCCTACGCACCCTCACCGCTTACCCCGGCACCCTGGCCGACCCGTTGGAGATCGCCGAGCTCACGGGGCTGGAGTTCCTGGAGCTCGGCCCAGAGGAGTGGAGGGTTCTCCTGGACGCTGGAGCCGTACCGCGCAGCCTGTCGGCCGCAGCCATCGAGGTGCACGGCGACCAGGCCCCCGTGCCGATCGTGGCCATCGCGAACGAGATCCTGGCCCTTTGGGACCGGCCCCAGATCATCCAGACGGTCCTCGAAGGAGATCTCGGACCGCTGGCGTAG
- a CDS encoding SMI1/KNR4 family protein, which translates to MVDQQWNGVRQRVVALGAQPPSGEVFGSHGHQWVLEDPLPDDGLADLEAQVGVRLPDDYRSFLTCVGAGGAGPAYGLFPVRRVQGRWRWEGDSADLADLAMLAQPFPQHGPDPEALDALLAARPEEGDFEEIEDFDDAIEAWDERWEPLMFAPERTAGAIVISHLGCAQWEWLIISGAHRGTIWSDRRADDVDLVPLLDQGGKPVTFTRWYTDWLQEAELTAHQRDPNA; encoded by the coding sequence ATGGTTGATCAGCAGTGGAATGGTGTCCGTCAGCGTGTGGTCGCGTTGGGTGCACAGCCGCCGAGCGGCGAGGTGTTCGGCTCTCACGGGCATCAGTGGGTCCTGGAAGACCCACTGCCCGATGACGGGCTCGCCGACCTCGAAGCGCAGGTAGGAGTGCGGTTGCCGGATGACTACCGGAGCTTCCTCACCTGCGTGGGCGCCGGCGGCGCGGGTCCCGCATACGGCCTCTTTCCCGTTCGACGCGTGCAGGGCCGCTGGCGCTGGGAAGGGGACAGCGCCGACCTGGCCGACCTGGCCATGCTCGCTCAGCCCTTTCCTCAACACGGCCCGGACCCCGAAGCCCTCGACGCACTTCTCGCCGCGCGTCCAGAAGAGGGAGACTTCGAGGAGATCGAGGACTTCGACGACGCCATCGAGGCGTGGGACGAACGCTGGGAACCTCTGATGTTCGCCCCCGAGCGCACCGCTGGCGCCATCGTGATCTCCCACCTCGGCTGCGCCCAGTGGGAGTGGCTGATCATCAGCGGCGCCCACCGCGGCACTATCTGGTCCGACCGCCGGGCAGACGACGTAGACCTCGTCCCGCTCCTCGACCAGGGCGGGAAGCCGGTCACCTTCACCCGCTGGTACACCGACTGGCTGCAGGAAGCGGAGCTCACCGCACACCAACGAGATCCGAACGCCTGA
- a CDS encoding HEAT repeat domain-containing protein has protein sequence MEDQRAGDDLTLRLDELAAGLTDPDCDLDDLAEIEEELVAARRRELIPHLERHLAAAVEAGNWYARHVLARLLAETASHTSLAALLRAYSRNLGDDQDSLSTRLHVLAQEDPAAAREILLPCAVGNDEDLRRAAIWLLGFVPEAADLNLLAHAAQDSDEGVRSAVVGTLGSHGTEPAAIDLLLNLLDDPSPQVRISALSSLGFLQQPRTLPKIRLLANDDNPRVRAWVAIALGRFPTPEPVDAATSAVLDQLAADADPYVRDQAAEARQRKPLRSY, from the coding sequence TTGGAAGATCAACGGGCAGGGGATGATCTCACCCTGCGCCTTGATGAGCTGGCGGCCGGACTCACGGATCCGGACTGCGACCTCGACGACCTTGCAGAAATCGAAGAGGAGCTCGTAGCCGCCCGGCGGCGGGAGCTGATTCCGCACCTCGAACGGCATCTCGCGGCAGCCGTGGAAGCGGGCAACTGGTACGCCCGTCATGTGCTCGCCCGGCTTCTGGCCGAGACCGCCAGCCACACGTCCCTTGCCGCCCTGTTGCGGGCCTACTCCCGCAATCTGGGTGACGACCAGGACTCCCTCTCGACGAGGCTCCATGTACTCGCGCAGGAGGACCCCGCCGCCGCGCGCGAAATCCTCCTGCCGTGCGCCGTTGGCAACGATGAGGACCTTCGCAGGGCGGCAATCTGGCTGCTCGGCTTCGTCCCCGAAGCAGCCGATCTCAACCTGCTGGCCCACGCTGCGCAGGACTCGGACGAAGGAGTCCGCAGCGCGGTCGTGGGCACGCTCGGTAGCCACGGGACAGAGCCGGCGGCCATCGACCTGCTATTGAACCTGCTGGACGACCCTTCCCCGCAGGTGCGCATCTCCGCCCTCAGCTCCCTCGGCTTCCTTCAGCAACCCAGAACCCTGCCGAAGATCCGCTTGCTCGCGAACGACGACAACCCCCGCGTTCGAGCCTGGGTCGCAATCGCCTTGGGCCGCTTTCCCACCCCAGAGCCCGTAGACGCCGCGACTTCAGCTGTGCTCGACCAACTGGCAGCAGACGCCGACCCGTACGTTCGCGACCAGGCAGCCGAAGCCCGTCAGCGCAAGCCCCTCCGCAGCTACTGA
- a CDS encoding IS4 family transposase: MPSQFSTCTMTRTTTVAAGAFAPGHLGGLTQHIPFELVDDVLDETRTVQARVRTLPSRVGIYFVLALGLFPTLGYRRVWDKLVAGLSDLNLCTPSEAALRQLRRRLGPEPMKALFDVLAVPLARPSTPGVSYRRWRTVAFDGCSSLKAPDLPRVRALLGKVRHHWGMSGYPSLRLTVLCETGTRGLLGAVFGPSENGETVQATQLLPRLTPQMLLLADRAFDGDDFLRGVAGTGSQFLVRLCAHRRPAVLAVLPDGSYLTLFHGLRVRVIDADITLTTSSGQRITGRYGLATTLLDHRHDPAEVLVRLYHERWEIESAFYSLRHTLLTGRVLRSQEPRGLEQEVWALLTLYQALRMAMAEAVESVPGADPDRASFTVALQAVRDQVIRADHVLPAPSNHTASGISTAVLSALLPPRRSRTSARKVKCPTSRYPANPTSEHPLTSQNITILAIEIHTQPPSSAAPGRSGQRNQVLQHMRTAPHRSWHARELATVLDFTHYDSFCVQLSRWTKEGLLEKVSNATYKIAPACLPPQPSPTDRHRP, encoded by the coding sequence TTGCCGAGTCAGTTCTCCACGTGCACCATGACACGCACTACGACAGTTGCCGCGGGCGCCTTCGCGCCGGGCCACCTCGGTGGGCTGACTCAGCACATACCGTTCGAGCTCGTCGATGACGTTCTCGATGAGACCAGAACCGTTCAGGCTCGCGTGCGTACGCTTCCGTCGCGAGTCGGCATCTACTTCGTCCTGGCCCTGGGACTGTTCCCCACCCTGGGATACCGGCGTGTGTGGGACAAGCTCGTAGCCGGCCTGTCGGACCTGAACCTGTGCACTCCCTCGGAAGCCGCCCTGCGACAGCTGCGCCGACGTCTCGGGCCCGAGCCGATGAAAGCTCTGTTCGACGTTCTGGCGGTGCCGCTGGCGCGGCCGTCAACGCCCGGCGTCAGCTACCGGCGCTGGCGGACAGTGGCGTTTGATGGCTGCAGTTCCCTCAAGGCTCCTGACCTGCCACGCGTCCGGGCTCTGCTGGGCAAGGTCCGACACCACTGGGGCATGTCCGGCTACCCGTCCTTGAGGCTGACCGTCCTGTGCGAGACCGGGACCCGCGGGCTGCTCGGTGCGGTCTTCGGCCCGTCCGAGAACGGGGAAACCGTCCAGGCAACCCAGCTGCTGCCCAGGCTGACCCCACAGATGCTCCTCCTGGCAGACCGGGCCTTCGACGGCGACGACTTCCTTCGCGGCGTCGCCGGCACCGGCTCTCAGTTCCTGGTCCGACTGTGTGCTCATCGACGCCCTGCGGTTCTGGCGGTCCTTCCCGATGGGTCCTACCTCACCCTCTTCCACGGTCTGCGTGTCCGCGTCATCGATGCCGACATCACCCTCACCACCAGCAGCGGACAGCGCATCACGGGTCGCTACGGGCTCGCGACAACCCTCTTGGACCACCGCCACGACCCGGCCGAGGTCCTGGTCCGTCTCTACCACGAGCGCTGGGAGATCGAGTCCGCCTTCTATTCACTGCGACACACGCTGCTGACCGGACGGGTCCTGCGTTCCCAAGAACCGCGCGGACTCGAGCAGGAAGTATGGGCTCTGCTCACTCTCTATCAAGCGCTCCGCATGGCGATGGCCGAGGCCGTCGAGTCCGTGCCCGGGGCCGACCCGGACCGGGCAAGCTTCACCGTCGCCCTTCAGGCCGTCCGCGACCAGGTGATCCGCGCAGACCACGTCCTGCCGGCCCCGTCGAACCACACCGCCAGCGGCATTTCCACTGCCGTCTTGTCCGCTCTGCTGCCACCCAGGCGCTCACGCACCAGCGCCCGGAAGGTCAAATGTCCGACCTCCCGATATCCGGCGAATCCAACCAGTGAGCATCCCCTGACCAGCCAAAACATCACCATCCTCGCCATCGAGATCCACACCCAGCCCCCGTCATCCGCAGCACCCGGCCGCAGCGGTCAACGCAATCAAGTCCTCCAGCACATGCGAACCGCACCCCACCGGTCTTGGCATGCGCGCGAGCTGGCCACAGTCCTCGACTTCACCCACTACGACAGCTTCTGCGTCCAGCTGAGCCGCTGGACGAAGGAAGGTCTCCTCGAAAAGGTCTCGAACGCGACCTACAAGATCGCCCCCGCTTGCCTACCCCCTCAGCCTTCCCCGACCGACAGACACCGCCCTTGA
- the cas3 gene encoding CRISPR-associated helicase Cas3': protein MREPGCEPDQTLWGKARGLEEALPPYPVVRHLLDAAAMALFLWDRYLSVNQRCCIAVGFGLGAEQERARVLVGLCAGLHDIGKISGFQFCDRRAAGYLSGELVGDLGAIGAERVGHDVAGMRAASAVLAALGFGEGPGQDGAAEAIDRIAEVIGGHHGRFHRHEDLYAGAEYRDLLGGAAWAEQRAVHAAAVFAAVGGPLPPGEFRADAAVLVTGVVILADWLVSQEGYVRLRQRCSPGTSLDDHFTRSCADAEALVREAGLLPVELVRGGFSKAYGIDGEPNALQRSLASGLRAALAKCRPEGGYRDGGAGILVVTAAPGDGKTEAALEAERVFSEAFGTGGFAFLLPTMATSDQMHGRVAGVLARQSGVGASLTLTHSMAWLSRAYGEDELSEGERVLVCDGDEAAGGPSAARHRADMRPTRWLRGAKRPLLAQYAVGTIDQALMAVLPVRHNALRLLALSGKTFIVDEAHAYDPYMQVLLGRLLNWLGAYGVPVVLLSATLPASVSDRLVREYLQGAGHKKSALRGMTFPVPYPGWLYVDAGSGECAQIGEADREEQARQRRMELTVQVEPVVHGEMEGDRSRLAVIGRLLQPVLEGGEGCVLVVCNTVGEAQDTYTYVRALMAEQGSGGDLELLHARFPADVREERTGRVTSGMGRSGPRPVRRVIVATQVVEQSLDLDADLVISDLAPLALLLQRAGRCWRHENWWAERGRPGGRERPAWAREAGPRLVVLDPLADGGSVPQQWGTVYHEALLRETSEVLAERGGDPVVVPDDVQGLVERVHGDRPDRFDWQNPNKSAVWTAFLGDEAAQRGAGHMSVIPKARSVAQLHLLHQQPGTEDEWEAATRLGADSVRLLCVYRQEDGQETLDVEGRWPLPTAAVGGKLAVSDVRQVMGRTVPVSEDWFRDADRADLDPPASWADHPLLGDLVVLRQPALDGQTGSVAIGKHRIWLDEELGLRRE from the coding sequence GTGCGGGAACCGGGATGTGAGCCGGACCAGACTTTGTGGGGGAAGGCGCGTGGGTTGGAGGAAGCGCTGCCGCCGTACCCGGTGGTGCGGCATCTTCTCGACGCTGCTGCTATGGCCCTGTTTCTCTGGGACCGGTATCTGTCCGTGAATCAACGGTGTTGCATCGCTGTCGGGTTCGGCCTTGGTGCCGAGCAGGAGCGGGCGCGGGTGCTGGTGGGTCTGTGTGCTGGTTTGCATGACATTGGTAAGATTTCCGGGTTTCAGTTCTGTGACCGTCGTGCTGCCGGTTACCTGAGTGGGGAACTCGTCGGTGACCTGGGTGCGATCGGGGCCGAGCGTGTGGGGCATGATGTGGCCGGGATGCGGGCAGCGTCGGCTGTTCTCGCCGCGCTGGGGTTCGGTGAGGGGCCCGGCCAGGACGGTGCTGCCGAGGCCATCGATCGGATTGCCGAGGTGATCGGCGGCCATCATGGGCGCTTCCACCGTCACGAGGATCTGTACGCGGGGGCGGAGTACCGGGACTTGCTGGGCGGGGCGGCGTGGGCCGAGCAGCGTGCCGTGCACGCCGCGGCTGTTTTCGCTGCTGTGGGCGGGCCGCTGCCGCCGGGGGAATTCAGGGCTGACGCTGCGGTCTTGGTAACAGGTGTGGTGATCCTTGCCGACTGGCTGGTCAGCCAGGAGGGGTACGTCAGGCTGCGCCAGCGCTGCTCGCCCGGGACGAGCCTGGATGACCACTTCACGCGGTCGTGTGCCGATGCGGAGGCGCTGGTGCGGGAGGCCGGTCTGTTGCCGGTGGAGTTGGTGCGCGGGGGGTTTTCGAAGGCCTATGGCATCGATGGGGAACCGAATGCCTTGCAGCGGTCGCTCGCGTCCGGGCTGAGGGCCGCGCTCGCGAAGTGCCGGCCGGAGGGTGGGTACAGGGATGGCGGGGCGGGGATCTTGGTGGTCACCGCGGCTCCCGGTGACGGGAAGACCGAGGCTGCTCTGGAAGCCGAGCGTGTGTTCTCGGAGGCGTTCGGCACGGGTGGGTTCGCTTTTCTGCTGCCGACGATGGCCACCAGCGACCAGATGCATGGCCGTGTCGCGGGTGTCCTTGCCCGCCAGAGCGGTGTCGGGGCCAGCCTGACCCTTACCCACAGCATGGCCTGGCTCAGCCGTGCCTATGGAGAGGACGAGCTCTCGGAGGGTGAGCGGGTGCTGGTCTGTGACGGCGATGAGGCGGCGGGAGGCCCAAGCGCTGCGCGTCATCGGGCGGATATGCGCCCTACGCGCTGGCTGAGGGGTGCCAAGCGGCCGCTCCTGGCCCAGTATGCGGTGGGGACCATCGACCAAGCGCTGATGGCAGTGCTCCCGGTGCGCCACAATGCGCTGCGGCTTCTCGCCCTTTCGGGCAAGACGTTCATTGTCGATGAGGCGCATGCCTATGACCCGTATATGCAGGTGTTGCTGGGCCGTCTGCTGAATTGGCTCGGGGCGTATGGGGTTCCTGTGGTTCTGCTTTCGGCGACGTTGCCCGCTTCCGTCAGTGACCGGCTGGTCAGGGAGTATCTCCAGGGGGCGGGGCACAAGAAGAGCGCTTTGCGGGGCATGACGTTCCCGGTGCCGTATCCGGGTTGGCTGTACGTGGACGCGGGCAGCGGGGAGTGCGCGCAGATCGGTGAGGCCGACAGGGAAGAGCAGGCTCGTCAGCGCCGGATGGAGCTGACGGTGCAGGTGGAGCCCGTGGTCCACGGCGAGATGGAGGGCGACCGGTCACGTCTCGCAGTGATCGGAAGGCTCCTGCAGCCGGTGCTCGAGGGGGGTGAGGGTTGTGTTCTCGTCGTGTGCAACACCGTCGGTGAGGCGCAGGACACCTACACGTACGTGCGCGCCCTGATGGCGGAGCAGGGTAGCGGTGGGGATCTGGAGCTGCTGCATGCGCGGTTCCCGGCTGATGTCCGGGAGGAACGGACGGGGCGTGTGACGTCCGGGATGGGGCGTTCGGGGCCGCGGCCGGTGCGTCGTGTCATTGTCGCGACGCAGGTAGTCGAGCAGTCTCTCGATCTTGATGCGGATCTGGTCATCAGTGATCTCGCGCCGTTGGCGTTGTTGTTGCAGCGAGCGGGCCGCTGCTGGCGGCACGAGAACTGGTGGGCAGAGCGGGGGAGGCCGGGCGGGCGGGAGCGGCCCGCGTGGGCGCGGGAGGCGGGCCCGCGGCTGGTTGTCCTGGACCCGCTGGCTGATGGAGGGTCGGTTCCACAGCAGTGGGGGACGGTGTATCACGAGGCGCTGCTGCGGGAGACCTCCGAGGTGTTGGCTGAGCGTGGCGGGGATCCCGTGGTGGTTCCGGATGATGTTCAGGGCCTGGTGGAGCGTGTGCACGGGGACCGTCCTGACCGTTTTGACTGGCAGAACCCTAATAAGTCCGCGGTGTGGACGGCGTTCTTGGGAGACGAGGCGGCGCAGCGCGGTGCCGGGCACATGAGCGTCATCCCCAAAGCCAGGAGTGTGGCCCAGCTGCACCTGCTTCACCAGCAGCCCGGTACGGAGGATGAGTGGGAGGCGGCGACCCGGCTGGGAGCGGACTCTGTACGGCTTTTGTGCGTGTACAGGCAGGAAGATGGCCAGGAGACCCTGGATGTGGAGGGCCGTTGGCCGCTGCCCACCGCGGCGGTCGGCGGCAAGCTGGCGGTCTCCGATGTACGACAGGTGATGGGGCGCACCGTTCCGGTGAGCGAGGACTGGTTCCGGGATGCGGACAGGGCTGATCTGGACCCGCCTGCCAGCTGGGCTGATCATCCACTGCTTGGTGATCTCGTTGTGCTGCGGCAGCCGGCACTCGATGGCCAGACAGGGAGCGTTGCCATCGGCAAGCACCGTATCTGGCTGGACGAAGAACTGGGCCTGCGGCGCGAGTGA